The following are from one region of the Gryllotalpicola protaetiae genome:
- a CDS encoding DUF3145 domain-containing protein, whose product MTALTAQARGVLFVHSSPRALCPHLEWAAGRALGRAVNFDWAEQPVLPGTMRAEFYWEGDIGTGAALASALRGWDDVRYEVTQDPTASTDGARYLHTPALGIHFAQTDTAGNVVIPEDRMRYAMELAGSDALALHRELHAALGQAWDDELEAFRHASDDNPVIWLHSFAG is encoded by the coding sequence ATGACGGCACTAACTGCACAGGCCAGAGGGGTGCTCTTCGTGCACTCCTCACCCCGCGCGCTCTGCCCTCACCTCGAATGGGCGGCAGGCCGCGCGCTCGGTCGCGCTGTGAACTTCGACTGGGCCGAGCAGCCCGTGCTGCCCGGCACCATGCGCGCCGAGTTCTACTGGGAGGGCGACATCGGTACCGGCGCCGCCCTCGCGAGCGCGCTGCGCGGCTGGGACGACGTGCGCTACGAGGTCACTCAGGACCCGACCGCGTCGACCGACGGCGCGCGCTACCTGCACACCCCGGCGCTCGGCATCCACTTCGCCCAGACCGACACGGCGGGCAACGTCGTCATCCCGGAGGACCGGATGCGCTACGCGATGGAGCTCGCGGGAAGCGACGCGCTCGCTCTGCACCGCGAGCTGCACGCCGCGCTCGGGCAGGCGTGGGACGACGAGCTCGAGGCGTTCCGGCACGCGAGCGACGACAACCCGGTGATCTGGCTGCACTCGTTCGCGGGCTGA
- a CDS encoding beta-ketoacyl-[acyl-carrier-protein] synthase family protein gives MVGPKKIVVTGIGATTPLGGTAPESWQALLAGASGTRTMQHEWVEKYQVPVNFAAEALVRPEEVMERVELKRLDPSAQFALIAAREAWADAGVEDFDPDRLLVDWATGIGGVWTLLDAWDVLRERGPRRVMPMTVPMIMPNSPAAAVSMNLNARAGARTVVSACASSTESLANAYDHLQQGLADIVITGGSESCIHPITVSSFAAMHALSTRADDPARASRPYDRDRDGFVMGEGAAALILETEEHATARGAKIYAEVAGGGITSDSYHITAPDPEGLGATRATKLALEQAGLSTSDIVHVNAHATSTGVGDIAEYKALRAIFGDHLDSVAVSATKASTGHLLGGTGALEAMFTVLALRDRIAPPTINLENQDPDIVLDVVTSPRELPAGDLAAVSNSFGFGGHNAVVAFKSV, from the coding sequence ATCGTGGGACCGAAGAAGATCGTCGTCACCGGAATCGGCGCGACCACACCGCTCGGCGGCACCGCGCCCGAATCGTGGCAGGCGCTGCTGGCCGGCGCCTCAGGCACGCGCACCATGCAGCACGAGTGGGTCGAGAAGTACCAGGTGCCCGTCAACTTCGCGGCGGAGGCGCTCGTGCGCCCCGAGGAAGTCATGGAGCGTGTCGAGCTGAAGCGCCTCGACCCGTCCGCCCAGTTCGCGCTGATCGCGGCGCGTGAGGCATGGGCGGACGCCGGTGTGGAGGACTTCGACCCCGACCGCCTGCTCGTCGACTGGGCCACCGGCATCGGCGGCGTGTGGACGCTGCTCGACGCATGGGACGTGCTGCGCGAGCGCGGCCCCCGCCGCGTCATGCCGATGACCGTGCCGATGATCATGCCGAACAGCCCGGCCGCCGCGGTCTCGATGAACCTCAACGCCCGCGCGGGCGCCCGCACCGTCGTCTCGGCCTGCGCGTCGAGCACCGAGTCGCTCGCCAACGCCTACGACCATCTGCAGCAAGGGCTTGCCGACATCGTCATCACGGGCGGCTCCGAGTCCTGCATCCACCCGATCACCGTCTCGTCGTTCGCCGCCATGCACGCGCTCTCGACGCGCGCCGACGACCCGGCCCGCGCCTCGCGGCCCTACGATCGCGACCGCGACGGCTTCGTCATGGGCGAGGGCGCTGCGGCTCTCATCCTCGAGACCGAGGAGCACGCGACGGCGCGCGGCGCGAAGATCTACGCAGAGGTCGCCGGCGGCGGCATCACGAGCGACTCGTACCACATCACCGCGCCCGACCCCGAGGGCCTCGGCGCCACCCGCGCCACGAAGCTCGCGCTCGAGCAGGCCGGTCTCTCGACCTCGGACATCGTCCACGTCAACGCGCACGCCACCTCGACGGGCGTCGGCGACATCGCCGAGTACAAGGCGCTGCGAGCGATCTTCGGCGACCACCTCGACTCGGTCGCGGTCAGCGCGACCAAGGCGTCGACCGGTCACCTGCTCGGCGGCACCGGCGCGCTCGAGGCGATGTTCACGGTGCTGGCGCTCCGCGATCGCATCGCGCCGCCGACGATCAACCTCGAGAACCAGGACCCCGACATCGTGCTCGACGTCGTCACCTCGCCGCGCGAGCTGCCGGCCGGCGATCTCGCCGCGGTGAGCAACTCGTTCGGTTTCGGCGGCCACAACGCGGTGGTGGCGTTCAAGAGCGTGTAG
- a CDS encoding PadR family transcriptional regulator, which produces MSVRQSLLAILDQGPCYGYQLRAEFDRRTGGTWPLNVGQIYQTLERLERDGLVAKGESDREGRAYYEITDAGRDAVSSWLSSPVERQTAARDELAIKLAVAATLPGVDVARVIQVQRAATLTLLRDLTRTKDAIDEPKSPEDLAYLLLVDAQIFQIDGELGWLDHAEGRLARAVAAGVAGPLPLNTEVPKRGRPAKAVQS; this is translated from the coding sequence ATGTCAGTTCGTCAGAGCCTGCTCGCCATCCTCGATCAGGGGCCGTGCTACGGCTACCAGCTGCGCGCCGAGTTCGACCGCCGCACCGGCGGAACCTGGCCGCTCAACGTCGGTCAGATCTACCAGACCCTCGAACGGCTCGAGCGCGACGGTCTGGTCGCCAAGGGCGAGAGCGATCGTGAGGGCCGCGCCTACTACGAGATCACGGATGCCGGGCGCGACGCCGTCTCATCCTGGCTGTCCTCCCCCGTCGAGCGTCAGACGGCCGCACGCGACGAGCTCGCGATCAAGCTGGCGGTCGCGGCGACCCTGCCGGGGGTCGACGTGGCCCGGGTCATCCAGGTGCAGCGGGCGGCTACGCTCACGCTGCTGCGCGACCTGACGCGCACGAAGGACGCGATCGACGAGCCGAAGTCGCCCGAGGACCTCGCGTACCTGCTGCTCGTCGACGCGCAGATCTTCCAGATCGATGGCGAGCTGGGCTGGCTCGACCACGCCGAGGGGCGCCTCGCCCGCGCGGTCGCCGCAGGGGTCGCGGGGCCGCTGCCGCTCAACACCGAGGTACCGAAACGCGGCCGCCCGGCAAAGGCGGTGCAGTCGTGA
- a CDS encoding PucR family transcriptional regulator — protein MRRTKDETLAWLRKISGELSSATLKRLEDTLPWFSEMPPGRRSAVGLVAQAGITSFIDWFEDPTATPWVASDVFGSAPRELLRSISLQQTLQLIRVVVSVVEDRAKDGGEIVRDAILIYSREIAFASADVYARAAESRGLWDARLEALVVDSILTGEYDDELPSRIAALGWHGRGEVAVLVGTAPRMLDVDQIRRTARHLRADVLIGVQGSRLVVVIGRAGAPAHGEDEEAASTPEPIGFLEIATQLEPNFGPGFLVLGHAVPSIVDASKSAKAALAGFAVAKAWRTCPRPVHADDLLPERAFAGDPLARSTLVNRIYQPLKAHSPELLNTLWSYLDNGRSLEATARELFVHPNTVRYRLKRVGDVIGWDATGAREALILQSALIIGAIAEPDGSNRRRRL, from the coding sequence GTGCGCCGCACCAAGGACGAGACGCTCGCCTGGCTTCGCAAGATCTCGGGCGAGCTCTCGAGCGCGACACTGAAGCGGCTGGAGGACACCCTCCCCTGGTTCAGCGAGATGCCGCCGGGCAGGCGCTCGGCGGTCGGGCTGGTCGCCCAGGCGGGCATCACGTCGTTCATCGACTGGTTCGAGGACCCAACGGCGACTCCGTGGGTGGCCTCAGACGTGTTCGGCTCTGCCCCGCGCGAGCTGCTGCGCTCGATCAGTCTGCAGCAGACCTTGCAGCTGATCCGCGTCGTCGTCTCCGTCGTGGAGGACCGCGCCAAGGACGGCGGCGAGATCGTCCGCGACGCGATCCTGATCTACTCGCGCGAGATCGCCTTCGCCTCGGCTGACGTCTATGCGCGCGCCGCGGAGTCGAGAGGGCTGTGGGATGCCCGGCTCGAAGCTCTCGTCGTCGACTCGATCCTCACCGGCGAGTACGACGACGAGCTGCCGAGCCGCATCGCGGCGCTCGGCTGGCACGGGCGCGGCGAGGTCGCAGTGCTCGTCGGCACCGCACCGCGCATGCTCGACGTCGACCAGATCCGCCGCACCGCGCGGCATCTGCGCGCCGATGTGCTGATCGGCGTGCAGGGCAGCCGTCTCGTCGTGGTGATCGGGCGCGCGGGCGCGCCGGCGCACGGAGAGGACGAAGAGGCGGCCTCGACGCCGGAGCCGATCGGGTTCCTCGAGATCGCGACGCAGCTCGAGCCCAACTTCGGTCCGGGATTCCTCGTGCTCGGCCACGCCGTGCCGAGCATCGTCGACGCGTCGAAGAGCGCGAAGGCCGCGCTGGCGGGCTTCGCCGTCGCCAAGGCGTGGCGCACCTGCCCGCGCCCCGTGCATGCGGACGACCTGCTGCCCGAGCGCGCCTTCGCCGGAGACCCCCTCGCGCGCTCGACGCTCGTGAACCGCATCTACCAGCCGCTCAAGGCGCACTCCCCCGAGCTGCTCAACACGCTGTGGAGCTATCTCGACAACGGCCGCAGTCTCGAGGCCACGGCGCGCGAGCTGTTCGTGCACCCGAACACCGTGCGCTATCGGCTGAAGCGGGTCGGCGATGTCATCGGATGGGATGCGACCGGCGCCCGAGAGGCGCTGATCCTGCAGTCGGCGCTCATCATCGGCGCGATCGCCGAGCCCGACGGCAGCAACCGCCGCCGCCGACTGTAG
- the aceE gene encoding pyruvate dehydrogenase (acetyl-transferring), homodimeric type: protein MTVNHQDPYSVKSVDSDPEETAEWRESLDELVKSAGPERAREIVVSLLDRSKELHLGVPQVPTTDYINTISAEDEPDFPGDEELERRYRRWLRWNAAITVHRAQRPGVGVGGHISSYASYASLWEVGFNHFFRGQDDPSGGDQLYLQGHSSPGAYARAFLEGRMTEQQLDGFRQEKSRAPHGLPSYPHPRMLSDFWQFPTVSMGLGPINAIYQASFNRYLANRGIKDNDSHVWAFLGDGEMDEIESRGQLQLAANEGLDNLTFVVNCNLQRLDGPVRGNGKIIQELESYFRGAGWNVIKLIWGREWDDLIARDADGALLNLFNTTPDGDFQTYKAENGAYVRENFFGRDPRALELVKDYSDDQVWALKRGGHDYRKIYAAYKAAVEHKGQPTVILAHTIKGYGLGPHFEGRNATHQMKKLTLEDLKLFRDTLQIPVTDEQLNEGDHWLPPYYNPGPEDEAIQYMLERRRALGGFLPERRSKYTQLELPGDSAYAIAKRGSGQQEIATTMAFVRLLKDLLRDKNWGPRIVPIIPDEARTFGMDAFFPNAKIYNPRGQHYTSVDRELLLSYKESPQGQLFHVGINEAGATAAFTAFATSYATHGEPLIPVYIFYSMFGFQRTADAFWAAGDQLARGFVIGATAGRTTLTGEGTQHMDGHSPMIAATNPAVITYDPAYGYEIGHIVRAGLERMYGGTHPEPNVMCYLTVYNEPIVQPAEPEDLDVDGVVRGIYKLKDGAADKAVKSQILASGVALPWALEAQQILADEWNVSADVWSVTSWNELRRDGLKAEEHNFLHPEEPAWTPYVTAKLASAEGPVVAVTDFTHAVPDQIRQFVPNRFATLGADDFGFSDTRAAARRYFYIDSHSVVVRTLEQLVAEGKIDPSLPLQAIQRYELFNVNAGTSGNAGGDA, encoded by the coding sequence GTGACTGTTAACCACCAGGACCCGTATTCGGTGAAGAGCGTCGATTCGGACCCCGAGGAGACCGCCGAATGGCGCGAATCCCTCGATGAACTGGTGAAGAGCGCGGGCCCCGAGCGTGCGCGCGAGATCGTCGTCAGCCTGCTCGACCGCTCGAAGGAGCTGCACCTCGGCGTGCCGCAGGTGCCGACCACCGACTACATCAACACCATCTCCGCCGAGGACGAGCCGGACTTCCCCGGCGATGAGGAACTCGAGCGCCGGTATCGCCGCTGGCTGCGCTGGAACGCCGCGATCACCGTGCACCGCGCGCAGCGGCCCGGCGTCGGCGTCGGCGGCCACATCTCGAGCTACGCCTCCTACGCGTCGCTGTGGGAGGTCGGCTTCAACCACTTCTTCCGCGGGCAGGACGACCCGTCGGGCGGCGACCAGCTGTACCTGCAGGGTCACTCGAGCCCCGGCGCCTACGCGCGCGCGTTCCTCGAGGGGCGCATGACCGAGCAGCAGCTCGACGGATTCCGGCAGGAGAAGTCGCGCGCGCCGCACGGTCTGCCGTCCTACCCGCACCCCCGCATGCTCAGCGACTTCTGGCAGTTCCCGACGGTGTCGATGGGTCTCGGCCCGATCAACGCGATCTACCAGGCATCCTTCAACCGTTACCTCGCGAACCGCGGCATCAAGGACAACGACTCGCACGTGTGGGCGTTCCTCGGTGACGGCGAGATGGACGAGATCGAGTCGCGCGGCCAGTTGCAGCTCGCAGCCAACGAGGGTCTCGACAACCTGACTTTCGTCGTCAACTGCAACCTGCAGCGCCTCGACGGCCCGGTGCGCGGCAACGGCAAGATCATCCAGGAGCTCGAGAGCTACTTCCGCGGCGCGGGCTGGAACGTCATCAAGCTCATCTGGGGCCGCGAGTGGGACGACCTGATCGCCCGCGACGCCGACGGCGCGCTGCTGAACCTGTTCAACACCACGCCCGACGGCGACTTCCAGACGTACAAGGCCGAGAACGGCGCATACGTGCGCGAGAACTTCTTCGGCCGCGACCCGCGCGCGCTCGAGCTGGTCAAGGACTACAGCGACGACCAGGTCTGGGCGCTCAAGCGCGGCGGCCACGACTACCGCAAGATCTACGCGGCCTACAAGGCGGCGGTCGAGCACAAGGGCCAGCCGACCGTCATTCTCGCCCACACCATCAAGGGCTACGGCCTCGGGCCGCACTTCGAGGGCCGCAACGCGACCCACCAGATGAAGAAGCTCACCCTCGAAGACCTGAAGCTGTTCCGCGACACGCTGCAGATCCCGGTGACCGACGAGCAGCTGAACGAGGGCGACCACTGGCTGCCGCCGTATTACAACCCCGGCCCAGAGGACGAGGCGATCCAGTACATGCTTGAGCGCCGCCGCGCGCTCGGCGGATTCCTGCCTGAGCGCCGCTCGAAGTACACGCAGCTCGAGCTGCCCGGCGACAGCGCCTACGCGATCGCGAAGCGCGGCTCCGGCCAGCAGGAGATCGCCACGACGATGGCGTTCGTCCGCCTGCTCAAGGACCTGCTGCGCGACAAGAACTGGGGCCCGCGCATCGTCCCGATCATCCCTGACGAGGCTCGCACCTTCGGCATGGACGCGTTCTTCCCGAACGCGAAGATCTACAACCCGCGCGGCCAGCACTACACCTCGGTCGACCGCGAGCTGCTGCTGTCCTACAAGGAGAGCCCGCAGGGCCAGCTGTTCCACGTCGGCATCAACGAGGCGGGCGCGACCGCGGCGTTCACCGCGTTCGCGACGAGCTATGCGACGCATGGCGAGCCGCTCATCCCGGTCTACATCTTCTACTCGATGTTCGGCTTCCAGCGCACCGCCGACGCCTTCTGGGCGGCGGGCGACCAGCTGGCGCGCGGCTTCGTGATCGGCGCCACGGCCGGCCGCACGACGCTGACCGGCGAGGGCACGCAGCACATGGACGGCCACTCGCCGATGATCGCCGCCACCAACCCGGCTGTGATCACCTACGACCCGGCCTACGGCTACGAGATCGGCCACATCGTGCGCGCCGGTCTCGAGCGCATGTACGGCGGCACGCACCCCGAGCCGAACGTCATGTGCTACCTGACGGTCTACAACGAGCCGATCGTCCAGCCGGCCGAGCCCGAGGACCTCGACGTCGACGGCGTCGTCAGGGGCATCTACAAGCTGAAGGACGGCGCGGCCGACAAGGCCGTCAAGTCGCAGATCCTGGCATCGGGCGTCGCCCTGCCGTGGGCGCTCGAGGCGCAGCAGATCCTCGCCGACGAGTGGAACGTGTCGGCCGACGTGTGGTCGGTGACCAGCTGGAACGAGCTGCGTCGTGACGGGCTCAAGGCAGAGGAGCACAACTTCCTGCACCCGGAGGAGCCGGCGTGGACGCCCTATGTCACGGCGAAGCTCGCCAGCGCCGAGGGCCCCGTCGTCGCCGTCACGGACTTCACCCACGCGGTGCCCGACCAGATCCGACAGTTCGTGCCGAACCGCTTCGCGACGCTCGGCGCCGACGACTTCGGATTCTCGGACACGCGTGCGGCCGCCCGTCGCTACTTCTACATCGACAGCCACTCCGTCGTCGTCCGCACCCTCGAGCAGCTCGTCGCCGAGGGCAAGATCGACCCCTCGCTGCCCCTGCAGGCCATCCAGCGCTACGAGCTGTTCAACGTGAACGCCGGCACGTCGGGCAACGCGGGCGGTGACGCCTAG
- a CDS encoding beta-ketoacyl-ACP synthase III, whose protein sequence is MPTLVQSTGPRFTRILAVGAARGDLVVPNDDLVGPIDSSDEWIRQRTGIETRVRASREVQAVDLATDAAREAIEKSGVPASELGAVLVATISNPVQTPSMAAVLADRVGATPAAAFDLGAACAGYAYGVAQADALIRAGAAKHVLVVGAEKLSDIIEPADRSISFLLGDGAGAAVIGPSDIPGISATVWGSDGSRAGAVGMSNTLLEFRDGTAGWPHIRQEGPSVFRWAVWEMAKVARRALEAAGIQASDLAAFIPHQANMRIIDEFADQLALPASVVIARDVATTGNTSAASIPLATHRLLAEHPELSGGLALQIGFGAGLAYAAQVVVLP, encoded by the coding sequence ATGCCGACCCTCGTCCAGTCGACGGGGCCGCGGTTCACGCGCATCCTCGCCGTCGGCGCCGCGCGCGGCGATCTGGTCGTCCCCAACGACGACCTCGTCGGGCCGATCGACTCTTCCGACGAGTGGATCAGGCAGCGCACCGGCATCGAGACCCGTGTGCGGGCCTCGCGTGAGGTGCAGGCGGTGGATCTGGCGACGGATGCCGCGCGCGAAGCCATCGAGAAGAGCGGTGTCCCTGCCTCCGAGCTCGGCGCGGTGCTCGTTGCGACCATCAGCAACCCGGTGCAGACGCCCTCGATGGCGGCTGTGCTCGCCGATCGCGTGGGTGCGACCCCGGCCGCCGCGTTCGACCTCGGCGCCGCATGCGCCGGATACGCCTACGGGGTCGCTCAGGCCGATGCGCTGATCCGCGCAGGCGCCGCGAAGCATGTGCTCGTCGTCGGGGCCGAGAAGCTCTCTGACATCATCGAGCCCGCCGACCGCTCGATCTCGTTCCTGCTTGGCGACGGCGCCGGGGCCGCCGTGATCGGTCCGAGCGACATCCCCGGCATCTCGGCGACCGTGTGGGGCTCGGACGGCTCGCGCGCCGGCGCGGTCGGCATGAGCAACACCCTGCTCGAGTTCCGCGACGGCACGGCGGGCTGGCCGCACATCCGCCAGGAGGGCCCAAGCGTCTTCCGCTGGGCGGTGTGGGAGATGGCAAAGGTCGCACGCCGCGCCCTCGAGGCGGCCGGCATCCAGGCATCCGATCTCGCCGCCTTCATCCCCCACCAGGCGAACATGCGCATCATCGACGAGTTCGCCGACCAGCTGGCCCTGCCCGCGTCAGTCGTCATCGCGCGCGACGTCGCGACCACCGGGAACACGAGCGCCGCCAGCATCCCGCTCGCGACCCATCGGCTGCTCGCCGAGCACCCCGAGCTGTCGGGCGGGCTCGCCCTGCAGATCGGATTCGGCGCCGGCCTCGCCTACGCGGCGCAGGTCGTGGTCCTGCCCTAG
- a CDS encoding ACP S-malonyltransferase produces the protein MIVFVAPGQGSQTPGFLEPWIADPAARELVAGWSDAIGVDLIAHGTVSDADTIRDTAIAQPLIVAAGLLTARALRAAGVEIGAAAGHSVGEITAAAIAGVLSEADALAFVRTRALAMADAAAAVPTGMSAVLGGDQDAVVEHVTAFGLEAANYNGGGQIVVAGELSALAKLSDEPLRGTRVVPLQVAGAFHTRFMAPAREVLRAQASAFTPADPAITLWTNKDGSVVTSGSAFLELLVGQVASPVRWDLDMAAFAAAGATALIELAPGGALVGLARRGLKGVPTVAIKAPEDITAAVELIEGSA, from the coding sequence GTGATCGTCTTCGTCGCGCCCGGCCAGGGCTCCCAGACCCCCGGATTCCTCGAGCCCTGGATCGCCGACCCCGCAGCGCGCGAGCTCGTCGCAGGCTGGTCCGACGCGATCGGCGTCGATCTCATCGCGCACGGCACGGTCAGTGACGCCGACACGATCCGTGACACGGCGATCGCGCAGCCGCTCATCGTCGCCGCGGGTCTGCTGACGGCCCGCGCGCTGCGCGCAGCCGGGGTCGAGATCGGCGCCGCCGCCGGCCACTCCGTCGGCGAGATCACCGCAGCGGCGATCGCCGGCGTCCTCAGCGAAGCGGACGCGCTCGCTTTCGTGCGCACCCGCGCGCTGGCGATGGCGGATGCCGCGGCCGCGGTGCCGACCGGCATGAGCGCCGTCCTCGGCGGCGATCAGGACGCGGTCGTCGAGCACGTCACGGCTTTCGGGCTCGAGGCCGCGAACTACAACGGCGGCGGGCAGATCGTCGTCGCGGGTGAGCTCAGCGCGCTCGCGAAGCTCTCCGACGAGCCGCTGCGCGGCACTCGCGTCGTGCCGCTGCAGGTCGCCGGCGCTTTCCACACCCGCTTCATGGCGCCCGCTCGCGAGGTGCTGCGCGCACAGGCATCCGCGTTCACCCCCGCCGATCCCGCGATCACGCTGTGGACCAACAAGGACGGCTCGGTCGTCACCTCCGGTTCCGCCTTCCTCGAGCTGCTCGTCGGCCAGGTCGCGAGCCCGGTGCGCTGGGACCTCGATATGGCGGCCTTCGCGGCGGCCGGAGCTACCGCCCTCATCGAGCTCGCCCCGGGCGGCGCACTCGTCGGCCTCGCGCGGCGCGGCCTGAAGGGCGTGCCGACCGTCGCCATCAAGGCCCCCGAGGACATCACGGCAGCCGTCGAGCTCATCGAGGGCAGCGCCTGA
- a CDS encoding DUF1684 domain-containing protein: MTDLTPAERLATFRSRREQSVKQPQGSLALVNTQWITGDPEGAQTVYGVAGTYYPLPAGEKGLRLVATAADGIRVDDEPVDGELIISAKDGERPSAIVFDDHTTGTVIVNEAGTEYALRVWDAKSEDLENFGGIDAYGYDPEWVITAKFTPVEGLSVGFEHIKDEGEERETAIPGEITFEKDGVAYNLAAFKSGRALQLVFADATNDVETYSVGRFLFVAPNPDGTITLDFNLAILPPCAFSYQFNCPLPPKQNRFTVPIRAGEKNALNKAGELLHAF; the protein is encoded by the coding sequence ATGACTGACCTCACCCCCGCAGAGCGCCTGGCCACCTTCCGCAGCCGCCGTGAGCAGTCGGTCAAACAGCCGCAGGGCAGCCTCGCGCTCGTGAACACGCAGTGGATCACGGGCGACCCCGAGGGCGCCCAGACCGTCTACGGCGTTGCGGGCACCTACTATCCGTTGCCCGCCGGCGAGAAGGGGCTGCGCCTCGTCGCGACGGCCGCCGACGGCATCCGCGTCGACGACGAGCCCGTCGACGGTGAGCTGATCATCTCCGCCAAGGACGGCGAACGCCCAAGCGCCATCGTCTTCGACGACCACACGACGGGCACGGTCATCGTGAACGAAGCCGGCACCGAGTACGCGTTGCGGGTGTGGGACGCGAAGTCCGAAGACCTCGAGAACTTCGGCGGCATCGATGCCTACGGCTACGACCCCGAGTGGGTCATCACGGCGAAGTTCACTCCGGTCGAGGGCCTTTCGGTCGGCTTCGAGCACATCAAGGACGAGGGGGAGGAGCGCGAGACCGCGATCCCCGGCGAGATCACCTTCGAGAAGGACGGCGTGGCCTACAACCTTGCGGCCTTCAAGTCGGGCCGCGCCCTGCAGCTCGTCTTCGCCGATGCGACCAACGACGTCGAGACCTATTCCGTCGGCCGGTTCCTGTTCGTCGCCCCGAACCCTGACGGCACCATCACCCTCGACTTCAACCTCGCGATCCTGCCGCCATGCGCGTTCAGCTACCAGTTCAACTGCCCGCTTCCGCCGAAGCAGAACCGCTTCACCGTGCCGATCCGCGCCGGCGAGAAGAACGCGCTCAACAAGGCGGGCGAGCTGCTACACGCGTTCTGA
- a CDS encoding acyl carrier protein, translating into MALSTEDVLAGLAELINDETGIATDSVQLDKSFTDDLDIDSISMMTIVVNAEDKFDVKIPDDEVKNLKTVGDAVDYIVKAGA; encoded by the coding sequence ATGGCACTGTCCACCGAAGATGTCCTCGCCGGCCTGGCCGAGCTGATCAACGACGAGACCGGCATCGCCACCGACTCCGTTCAGCTGGACAAGTCGTTCACCGACGACCTCGACATCGACTCGATCTCGATGATGACGATCGTCGTGAACGCCGAGGACAAGTTCGACGTGAAGATCCCCGACGACGAGGTGAAGAACCTCAAGACCGTCGGCGACGCCGTCGACTACATCGTCAAGGCCGGGGCCTGA